AGCTGAGGATGTGGCGACGACACCTGACTGCACGTCAGCGCCACTTCGCGATGATGCCAACATGCCCCTGTTTTGCCCGACGAGTCAAGCAAAATTCCAAAAATCCGAATGCCGCTCTTCGTGACCGGCACCCCCTCGATCCGACCAGCTCCGGCTACTGTGCATGGGGTTGTTTTCGCGTTTTTATGCGCAGCCGGCCTCACGCCGCCTGCGACACCACGCGATTGCGGCCGTCGTGCTTGGCGCGATAGAGCGCGGTGTCGGCGCGCTTGAGGACGTCGGCGACCGCCTCGCCCTTCTGTTCCAGCGTGGTGAGGCCGATCGAGATCGTGACCTCGATGCGCTTGGTTCCCTTGTGGACTGCAAAGGGCTCGCCCGCAATCGAGCGGCGCAGTCGCTCGGCGACCATGCCGGCGACGTGCAGATCGGTCTCCGGCATCACGATGACGAACTCCTCGCCGCCATAGCGGCAGGCAAGGTCGATGCCGCGGATCGATTTGCGGACGCGCACGGCAAACTCACGCAGCACGTCGTCGCCGGCGTCGTGGCCGTAATTGTCGTTGATCGACTTGAAGTAGTCGATGTCCAAAATCATCAGCGCGAGCGGCTTGCCGCGGATCGAGGCCTGCTCGGCGAGGGTCGCCAGGTGACTCTCCATGTAGCGGCGATTGTGCAGGCCGGTGAGCGCGTCGGTGATCGCCATCTCGATCGAGTTCTGCACGTTGTCGCGCAAATGATCGGTGTAGCGGCGGCGGCGGATCTGGGTGCGCACGCGCGCCAGAAGCTCGGTCTTGTCGATCGGGCGCAGCAGATAATCGTTGACGCCGATCTCGAGGCCGCGGAGCAGCCGCGTCGAGTTCTCGGGGTCGGCGATGGCGAGGATCGGCACGTGGCGCGTGCGCTCCAGCGAGCGCGCCTGGCTGCAGAGCCTGAGGCCATCGAAATTGTTGAGGTCGAGCGAGACGATCAGGAGGTCG
The genomic region above belongs to Bradyrhizobium arachidis and contains:
- a CDS encoding PleD family two-component system response regulator, producing MSARILVVDDVPANVKLLEARLSAEYFDVMTASNGTEALAMARRAECDIILLDVMMPDMDGFEVCRRLKTDPATHHIPVVMVTALDSPADRNRGLEAGADDFLTKPVSDVVLIARVRSLTRLKMMTDELRMRAITSLEIGMQAPERSAVADTGKGGRILLVDDRQSSYERLATTLAAEHTIDVEPNPTEALFHAAEGNYDLLIVSLDLNNFDGLRLCSQARSLERTRHVPILAIADPENSTRLLRGLEIGVNDYLLRPIDKTELLARVRTQIRRRRYTDHLRDNVQNSIEMAITDALTGLHNRRYMESHLATLAEQASIRGKPLALMILDIDYFKSINDNYGHDAGDDVLREFAVRVRKSIRGIDLACRYGGEEFVIVMPETDLHVAGMVAERLRRSIAGEPFAVHKGTKRIEVTISIGLTTLEQKGEAVADVLKRADTALYRAKHDGRNRVVSQAA